The nucleotide sequence TAAAGGGTAAATTAGCTTTTAAAATGATTTACAACTGGATTTATTCTGGGATTATTAAAATTGAATTAACTCATTTAAGAAGAAAAGGAAAGACTAGAAAACCACGAGAAACTAGAGGAAAACTTAATATTGGAAGTTCTATAGATAAACGTCCAAAACATATAAAAACTAGGGAAGAATTTGGACATTGGGAACTTGATACAGTAGTATCTTCTCGTGGAAAGAGTAAAGGCTGCTTAGCAACATTTGCTGAAAGAAAAACAAGATTTTACATAGCGATAAAAATCTCTGATAGAAGCAAAACATCTATGTTACAAGCGATAAAGAAATTGATGTCTTATTATCCTAAAGAAGCACTAAAAAGCTTTACCTCAGATAGAGGAAAAGAATTTGCTTGTTGGAAAGAAGTTGAAAATATGGGAATTCCATTTTATTTTGCAGATGCATACAGTGCTTGGCAAAGAGGAACAAATGAAAATAGTAATGGATTATTGAGAGAGTTTTATCCAAAGAAAACAGATTTAGCAAAAATATCAGAAAAAGAATTAAAAAAGGTCTTAAACTTAATAAATTCAAGACCTAGAAAATGTTTAAACTATGTAACAAGTGGAGAAAAATTTTTATACGAATTAGAAAAATTAAAAATGTCGCAATAAATATTGCAATTTATCATATAAAAAAAGGACTTGAGAACATATAACTTACAAAAAAGAGTGTTACAAAACAAAAAAATGTAGCATTCTTTTTTATTTATGTTATAATCAGTGTATGATAAAAATATGGGGGATTTATTATGAATGATAAAAAAAGGGAGAATAGAATTTTATCGCTTGCTTGTCTGACAGGGAGAATTCTTTTACAAAATGGTGCTGAGATTTCTAGGGTTGAAAATTATGTTTGTAAAATTATAAATTTTTATGGGCTAAATCCACAATGTTTTGCAACATTGACTTGTTTGATAATTACTCTTAAAAATTCGGATGGAGAGGTTATATCAGTAATAGAAAGAGTTAACTCAAGAGATACAAATCTTAATAAAGTTTATAAAATTCATACTTTAGTAGAAAATCTTTCTAAATATAGTCTTGAGGAGTTAGAAAATATTCTTATAGGAATTGAAAAAGAAAAATCATACTCCTTTCCTATAAAATTATTGGGAAATTGTTTAGGAGCTGGTTTTTTTACTTTTCTTTTTAAGGGAAATTTTTCAGAATTTTTGGTGGCATTTTTTTGTGGAATTTTAATATCTGTTGCTTGTAAAATTACTGCTAAGATGAAACTAGGATTATTTTTTACAAATTTGATATGTGGGACTATATCATCAGGAGTAGCTTGTTTATTTTTATATTACAGATTTATAGATGATGTTTCTATTCCAATAATTTCTACACTTATGCTTTTAGTTCCAGGAGTGGCTTTTATAAATTCAATAAGAGATCTATTTTCTGGAGATTTGGTTACAGGCTTTTCAAGACTTGGTGAAGTGATAATGATA is from Fusobacterium perfoetens and encodes:
- a CDS encoding threonine/serine ThrE exporter family protein, which encodes MNDKKRENRILSLACLTGRILLQNGAEISRVENYVCKIINFYGLNPQCFATLTCLIITLKNSDGEVISVIERVNSRDTNLNKVYKIHTLVENLSKYSLEELENILIGIEKEKSYSFPIKLLGNCLGAGFFTFLFKGNFSEFLVAFFCGILISVACKITAKMKLGLFFTNLICGTISSGVACLFLYYRFIDDVSIPIISTLMLLVPGVAFINSIRDLFSGDLVTGFSRLGEVIMIGSAIAIGSGISLKLLLNLGGV
- a CDS encoding IS30 family transposase gives rise to the protein MSHKYLTINERNKIEVLLKENYSVNKISKIIGVHRSTIYREIKRCHSVYDASIAQKDFLSNSKKKGRNLKACKNLISLIQNRLKKTWSPEQIIGRELKGKLAFKMIYNWIYSGIIKIELTHLRRKGKTRKPRETRGKLNIGSSIDKRPKHIKTREEFGHWELDTVVSSRGKSKGCLATFAERKTRFYIAIKISDRSKTSMLQAIKKLMSYYPKEALKSFTSDRGKEFACWKEVENMGIPFYFADAYSAWQRGTNENSNGLLREFYPKKTDLAKISEKELKKVLNLINSRPRKCLNYVTSGEKFLYELEKLKMSQ